The Streptomyces tendae DNA segment CGGCAGCGGGGGCTGCGACACGGGCCGGCCGGACCGCCGGATCGCCGACGCCAGCGGGGGGCGCTGTCTGGACGCGGGGGACGACGTGGGCGCCGCCCTGCACGACGAGATCGCCCGCACGGGAACGGGGGAGGGCTGATGCCGCGACGGTTCGCCGTGCTGCCCGCGCTGCTGCTGCTCCTCGCCGCCTGCACCGGCGGCGGGGACGGGGAACGGCCCCCCGACGCGGCCGTCACCGAGGAGGTGCCCGGCACCATCGTGGTGGCCAGCGGCCGGGACGTCACCGGCACGAACGGCGTGCGGCAGCAGCTCATCGACGCCTGGAACCGGCGCGAGCAGCGGACCGGTTCGCAGTACCGGGCCCGGCTGGTGGAGCTGCCGGGCAGCGCCGACGAGCAGCGCAGCCAGCTGCTGGGCGCCCTGCAGTCCCGCAGCGCCGAGTACGACGTGGTGAACCTGGACGTGACCTGGGTGCCGGAGTTCGCCGAGGCCGGCCTGGTGCGGGCGCTGCCGGACGACGTCGTGGACGAGGACGTCATCGCGTCGGTCGCCGAGACGGCCCGCTGGGACGGGAAGGTCTACGCGGTGCCGTTCAACAGCGACGTCGGCCTGCTCTACTACCGGCGCGACCTGATGCGGCGGGCCGGTGTCGAGGAGCCGTACGTGCCGGAGGGGTTCACCTGGGACCGGCTGCGCGGGCATGTCGAGACCCTGCACGCGAAGCTTCCGGGAGCCTTCGCCAACGGCTGGACCACCCAGCTCGCGGCGTACGAGGGGCGGACGGTCAACGCGGTGGAGGCGTTCGCGTCGGCGGTGCCCGGGCTGGAGCTGGTGGACGGGAAGGGCCGCTACACGGGGGACGTGGAGGAGCTCACCCGGGGGGTGGCGGAGCTGCGCCGCCGCACCGAGCCGGCGTACACGCTGCCGGACGCGGCCGGCTCCGACGAGGCGGCCGCGACCAGCGACTTCGTCAAGGGGCGCACGGTCTTCCTGCGGGCCTGGCCCTCCGCCTACCCGACGCTGTACCAGGTCTTCGGGGACGAGCTCGGGGTGGCCCGGCTGCCCGGGCGGGCGGTGCTCGGCGGGCAGAACCTGGCGGTGTCCCGGACGTCGCAGCGCTCGGGCAAGGCGACCGAGCTGATCCGGTATCTCACCGGGCGGGAGAGCGAACGCTGCCTGCTGGAGGCCGGGTTCGCGGCGACCCGGGACTCCGCCTACGACGGTCTGGTGCGCTGTCCCCCGGCGGTCTCCGCCGTGCCCTCGCCGTCGCCGACGGGGGAGGGCGCCGACGGGGCGCCGCGCCGGGACGGGGGCCGTCCCGGTTTCGCCGACGAGATGCTGAGGGACGCCCTGAGCGAGGCCGTGCACCGGCCGAGGACGCCGCTGTACGGCGCGTTCACCCAGACGTTCATCACGGAACTCGGTCCGCTCTTCGGTGAGGGCCCGCCCGGCGACGAGGAGCTGGCGCGGCGGCTGGACCAGGCGCTGCGCAGGGCCCTGCCCGGCTAGGTGTGCTGTCCGGACAACACACCTACGGCCCGTCCACCAGGCAGTCCCTGGGACCCGTGACGGGTGCCGCCGCCCTAGCGTTCGGCCGCCTCCACCGGCGCGGTGGTGACCTGGTCGGATTCATGGCCGACGGCCTTGGCCGGTCCCACGTTCGCCGCCAGGACCAGCGCCGCGACCGCGGCGAGGGCCGCGACGAGACCTCGGGCGTAACGCTCGGTGGGGCGTGTGCGGTCCAGCACGGCGACCTCGCAACAGCGATGGGTTAAGCGGGTTTAATTCGCGGTTTAACCTAGGGGCTGTCCGAGGCGAACGGCAAGGGGCACTGGGGGAGTTGGCATGGGGGAGCGGGACGAGCCGGGCACCATCGGACGGCGGGTGCAGCGGTTGCGCGTGGCGCGCGGACTGACACAGAAACAGCTGGCCGAGCCGGTGTACACCCCCGCCTACATCTCCACCCTCGAGGCCGGCCGGGTGCGCCCCTCGGACGACGCGCTGCGGCATCTCGCGGAACGGCTGGAGGTCGAGTTCGACGAACTGGCGACCGGGCGCTCGGCGCGGCGGGTGACCGAACTGCGCCTGGGGCTGACCGAGGCGCAGCGCTCGCTCGCGCTCGGTGAGGCGGAGGCCGCGGTGGAGCGGTACACGGCGCTGCTGGCCGAGGCGGACGCCCAGGGGCTGCCCGAGGAACAGGCCGCCGCGCTGCTCGGGCTCGGCGAGTGCGCGCTGGACACCGGCGAACTGGAGTCGGGGCGGCGGTATTTCGAGCGGGCCGAGGAGCGGCTCGCCGAGGCCCCGCTGCCCGCACGGGTGCCGGCGCTGCGCGGCCGTGCCGTCGCGCACTACCTCGCGGGGGAGCTGCGGTACGCGGTCTACCTGCTGGAGACCGCGATCGACGAGCTGAACCGGGGCGGACTGCACGACCCGGACGCACTGCTCCTGCTGTACGCCAGCGTCATCGGGCCGTACATGGACATGGGCGCGCACGCGCGTGCCGCGCAGGCCGCCGAGTTCGCGCTGACGCTCGCCCCGCAGTCGGGTGACCCGGCGCTGGTGGCGCGCATGCACCGGTCAGTGGCCCGCACCCTGCTCGCCGAGGGGCGCCTCGCGGAGGCGGACGCCTCCCTGGCCAAGGCGGCGGAGCTGTACCGGAGGCTACAGCTGCGCACCGAGCTGGCCAACTGCCACTGGATGCGCGGGTACGTGTACGCGCAGAACGGCGACCTTGAGCAGGCCGAGGGGGAGATGCGGGAGGCGCTGCGCATGCTGTCGGCGACCCGCGCGTTCCTGTACAGCAGCCAGCTCACCGTCGAGCTGGCCGACGTGCTGCACCGGCGCGGGCGGTCCGAGGAGGCGGCGGACCTGCTGCGGGACGTGCTCGGCGGGCTCTCCCCCGAGCGGGGCGCGGTGCACGCGGCCGCCGCGCACCGGCTGCTCGGCATCATCGCCGAGGACGCCCGGGACACCGAGCAGGCCGAGGAGCACTACGTCCGCGCGCTCAGCCTGCTGGAACGCGCGGGCGCGGCGGGCGACCTGGCCGACCTGTGCCGCCTCCTGGGCGACCTGCTGCGCCGCACGGGCCGCGTGGAGGCGGCCCTGGACGCGTACCGCACCGGCCTCGGCCACCGCACGGCCCCCGGCACCACCACCCTGGGCCCGGCCCCGGCCCAGCCCCCGGTCTGAGCAGGACTCCGGGCCCGCGGGGACGGGTGGGCTCCGGGCTCCGCCGGTCCGGGAGAGGGGGCCGGACCGGCAGCAACCCCGGTGGGCCGGGACGTGGTGTGTTTCGGGGGCTTCGGGCCGGGTAGTCGGGACGCGTTTCGGCTGATGAGGGGAGGCGGTGCGGCGTGCGGCCCGGGGACGACCCGGGGGGTGGGCAGGACCGGGGTGCCGGTACCGGGGGGTACGCGCGGGCGGTCGGCGCCATCGCCGCGGGACTGCGCGACGCCGAGCCCGCGCAGGTACCCGAACGGCTGTGCGCGGTCGCCGTCGACCTGCTCCCGGTGGACGGCGCGTCCGTGTCGCTGCGCGGCGACAGCATGCCGCTCCAGCTCGCCGCGTCCGGTGCCCGTGCCGCGCGCCTGGCCCAGCTGCAGGCCACCCTGGGTGACGGCCCCTGCCACCACGTCCTGAAGACCGGCGCCCCCGTCCTCGCCCGCGACCTGGCCGACGACGACTGCGCCGACCGCTGGCCGGTCTTCGTGCAGCAGGCACTCGGCACGGGGGTACGCGCCGTGTACGCGCTGCCCCTCGGCTCCACCGCCGTCTGCGTCGGCACCCTCGACCTCTACAGCGGCTCCCCCGGTGTCCTCAGCGCCCACCAGATGCATGTGGCGCTGCTGCTGGCCGGGGTGATGACGGGCGCGCTGATGGACCTGCCGCACGACGCGCGGGACGCCGACAAGGGCTGGCTCAGCGGGCTGGCCGCCGACCACGACCGGGTGCACCAGGCGGTCGGCATGATCATGGCCCAGCTCGGCGTGGGCGCCGACGAGGCCCTCGCCCGGCTGCGCGGTGACGCCTTCGCCCAGGGCGTCACCGTCCTGGAGGCGGCCGTCGACGTCGTCTCCCACCGGCGCCGTTTCGACTCGCGCTGAACCGTCCGGCGACCGGCCGCGCCTTACCGCCTAGGCTGGCTGGTCATGGACACAGCCATTCTCTTCCTCACCTGCGTCGTGATCCTCGGCGTGGCCTCCATCCAGACCCGTCAGGCCAGGTCCGACCGCCGCGTCGCCCGCGTGGAGCGCAAACTCGACCAGGTCATGCGGCACTTGGGCCTGGACGAGGAAATGCCGCGCGAGGACGAGATCCGCGCCCTCGTGCGCGACGGCAAGCAGGTGCAGGCGATCAGGCTGTACCGCGAGGCCACGGGCGCGGACCTGGTGGAGGCCAAGCAGGCCGTCGACCGCCTGAGCTGATCCCTCACGACAGCGACCGACGAAGACTCCCGGCCGTCCGCGTCAGACCCGCAGCCGCCCCTGCCGTGCGACCTCCGCCAGCCGGTCCGCGCCCAGTTGGGCCATCGCCTGGGTGATCTCGGGCCGCACCGCGCCGAGTCCGCCGTTGGTGAGGGTGATCGTGTCCTCACCGACGCGGATCGCCGCGAGGTCCACCGTGAGGCGGGCCGGGGCGCCGTCCGGGGTCTCCCCCGTCATCGTCACCCGCAGGGCGGCCCGGGCGTCACCGGCCTGGTCCGGCAGGGGCAGCTCCGTCACCTCGACGGTCTGCGCGCCGGACCGGACGGTCGTCGCCCGGAAGCTTCCGCACTTCTCCGGCAGCGCGGCGAGCCAGGCCAGTTCGCGCTCGGCATCGTCCGGCCGGCGGGGGCCGATCTGCTCGCGCAGTTGTGCGTCGTCCTCGGTGTCGTCCAGCGTCACCGAGGCGCTGGGACCCGCCGCGGCACCGAACGGCTCCTCCGTGTAGAGGACTTCCAGCAGACGGCCGCAGTCGGCGTCGTCCGTGGTCGCCTTGAGCATGCCGTCGCGCCACAGCGCCGCGCCCCGGCCGGCCGTCCACGGCGGGCCGAGGTCCGCCTCGGTGATCAGCGCCGCCTTCAGCTGGTCCTCGTTCAGCACGGGGGTGGTCCGCCCGGTGCCGGTCACCGCGGACGGCGTCGGCGCCGACGGTGTGGGCGACGGTTCGGCCGGGGGCTCGGACACGCCCTGGGGCAGAGCGCGCGGGACGTCCCGGTCGTGGCCGACGCAGGCCGCCGTGATCAGCAGGGCGGTCACCGACAGGGCGGAGGCGAGGAGGGTGCGGGCGGTGGCCGGGGCACGGGTCATCGGGATGCCTCCTGGGGGAGCCGGGCCGTCCACGGGCGGACGTGCTCCTACGGCACCACCGGGACAGGCCCCCCACCAGCGAGGCGAGCCGTCCGGGTGAGCACGACCGCGGTCCCGCCGGAGCGGTAAACCGGGTGCGGTCACGGCCCGCCCGCTGCTAGCGTCCGCCTCATGCAGCGTGCCCACGTGTCCCTCACGACGACGCCGGAGAGTGTCCCGGCGCGCTGACAGCTGACCACTGACGAAGCCCCGGGGCGAGTGCCCCGGGGCTTCGTCGCGCGTGGTGCTCGCCTCCCGACCTGAGGAGGGCGCCGTGCGCGACCACCGACGCCTCGGCCGTGAACTCGGCCTGTTCGACACCGACCCGCTGATGGGCGCGGGCCTGCCCTACTGGCTCCCGGACGGCGCCGTCGTGCGCCACACCCTGGAGGAGTACGTCCGCGAGGCGGAACGCGCGGCCGGCTACCGGCACGTCTGCTCACCGGTGCTGGGCAAACGCGAGCTGTACGAGATCTCCGGCCACTGGGACCACTACCGCGACGACATGTTCCCGCCGATGGAGCTGGGCGCGGAGCAGATGCTGCTGCGCCCCAGCCTCTGCCCCCACCACGCCCTGATCTACCGCTCCCGCGCCCGCAGCTACCGCGAACTGCCGCTGCGCCTGGCCGAGCTGGGCGGGATGTACCGCTCCGAGCCGTCCGGCGTCCTCGGCGGACTGACCCGGGTACGGGCCATCCAGCTCAACGACGCGCACATCTTCTGCACCCCCGGCCAGGCCGCCGAGGAGGCCGCAGGCGCCCTCGCGCTGATCTCCCGCGCCTACACCGACCTGGGCATCCGCGCCTCCCGGCACCGGCTCTCGCTGCCGGGCGGCGGGGGGAAGTACGTCGCCGACCCGGCCCTGTGGCGGCGGGCCACCGCCCTGCTGCGCGAGGTGCTGGACGCGTCCGGCGTGGAGTACGAGGCCGTCGAGGGCGAGGCGGCCTTCTACGGCCCGAAGATCGACGTGCAGATCACCGACCCGGCGGGCCGCGAGTCCACCCTGTCCACCGTGCAGATCGATTTCCACCAGCCGGAGAGGTTCGGCCTGCGCCACATCGGCCCGGACGGCGCCCGGCACCGTCCGGTCATGGTGCACCGCAGCGTCATCGGCAGCGTGGAACGCGCCGTCGCCCATCTGCTGGAGGAGCACGGCGGCGCCTTCCCGCCGTGGCTGGCTCCGGTGCAGCTGGTGGTGCTGCCGGTGGGCGAGGACCAGGAGGAGCACGCCCACGCCGTCGTACGGCAGGCCGCGGAACTCGGTCTGCGGGCGGAGGTCGCCGGTCCCCGGGAGGGCAGCCTCGGCGCCCGGATCCGGCGGGCCCGGCTGGTGCCGTACCAGGCGGTGCTCGGGGCGTGGGAGGCCGAGGACGGTCTGCTCGCCCTGCGCCTGCGGGACGGGCGGCGGCCCGGCGTGCTGCCGGTGGCGGACGTCCTGGGGCGGATCGGGGCGCGGGTGCGCGGACGGGGGGCCGCGCTCTGGGAGCCCGCGTAAGGTCGACGGGCAGCCCGCCCTCGAGAGGAGCCCCTCGTGAGCAACGGCCGGCCCGTCCCGGTGATCATCGACTGCGACACCGGGGTCGACGACGCCCTCGCCCTGCTGTTCGCCGTGCGCCACCCCGGGATCGACCTGCGGGCCGTCACCTGCGTGGCCGGGAACACGGACGTGGACGGCGTCGTGCGCAACACGCTGACCGTGCTGGAGCGGGCGGGCGGGCCGGACGTCCCGGTGGCGCGGGGCGCCGAGCGCCCGCTGATCGAGGCGCCGCGCTCCGCCCGCCACGTCCACGGCGACGACGGCATGGGTGACCTGGGCCTGCCCGCCCCGAGCCGGGTCCCGGCCGGCGTGGACGCGGTGACACTGCTGCGGCGCGAGATCCTCGCCTCGCCGCGTCCGGTCACCCTCGTGCCCACCGCGCCGCTCACCAACATCGCCCTGCTGCTGCGGACCCACCCCGAGGTCACCCGCAACATCGCGCGGATCGTGTTCATGGGCGGCGCGGCGGCCCTGGGGAACGCCACCCCGGTGGCCGAGTTCAACGTCTGGCACGACCCGGAGGCCGCCGCGATCATGCTCACCGCGGGGGTGCCGATCACCATGTACGGGCTGGACGTGTTCACCCGGGTCGTCGTCCCCGGCGCCGACGTGCGGCGGCTGCGCGCCAGTGCCGAACCCGGGGCGCGGCTGGCCGGTGACCTGCTCGCGCACCGCCCCGCCCACCCGGGCAGCCGCCCGGACGACCCGGCCGAGGACTCCGGCGGTCTCGGGGACGCGGGCGCGCTGTGCGCGGTGGCCGACCCCGAGGGGCTGACCACCCACCGCCTGCCGGTCGAGGTGTCCCTCGCGCCTGGCCCGGCGCGCGGCCAGACCGTCGTCGACCGGCGCCCGCGCCCCGGCGAGTCCGAGCTGCACGAAGGCACCCGCGAGCAGCCGCTGGTGGACGTCGGCCTGGACGTGGATGTCGAGCGTTACGTGAAGCTGTACCTCACCACGGTCGAACATCCTGTGCCGTAGTCGGACGCCCGTTCGACCCGTGTGCGCCGGGCGAACGTGTGGTCCGCCACACCCGGGGGGAATGGCACCCCGATACCGGTGCGTTCACTTTTACGGTGTTCTGGTCAGTTTCTCCACAGGTACCCGCACACCCAGAGGAGACCCCGCGTGACCGACCGTCCCACCGCGCCCGAGCCCCGGCCGCCGCACCCCGCTCCCGACGCCACGCCCGACCTCTCCTCCCGTGACCCCGACTGGTGGCGGCAGGCCGTCGTCTACCAGATCTACCCCCGCAGCTTCGCCGACGCCGACGGTGACGGCCTCGGTGACCTGCGCGGCATCACCCGCCGCCTGACGCACCTCGCGGCGCTGGGCGTGGACGCCCTGTGGCTGAGCCCCTTCTACCCGTCCGAGCTGGCCGACGGCGGCTACGACGTCGCCGACCCGCGTGACGTCGACCCGCGCCTCGGCACCCTCGACGACTTCGACGCGCTGGTCGGCGAGGCCCACCGGCTGGGCCTGAAGGTGATCGTCGACATCGTCCCGAACCACACCTCCCACCAGCACGTCTGGTTCCAGGAGGCGCTGCGCGCCGGACCCGGCTCCCCGGCCCGCGACCGGTACGTCTTCCGGGACGGCCGGGGTGAGCACGGCGAGCTGCCGCCCACCGACTGGCAGTCCGTCTTCGGCGGCAGCGCCTGGCAGCGGGTGCCCGACGGGCAGTGGTACCTGCACCTGTTCGCGGCCGAGCAGCCCGACCTCAACTGGGACCACCAGGACGTCCGCGAGGACTTCCGCACCACCTTGCGCTTCTGGTCCGACCGGGGCGTGGACGGCTTCCGCATCGACGTGGCGCACGCCCTCACCAAGGACCTCGAGGAGCCGCTGCGCGACCTCGGCGACCACGCGGCGGGCGGCGAGGCCGCCCTCGCGGACTTCGCGCCCGGCACGCACCCCTTCTACGACCGCGACGAGGTGCACGAGATCTACCGTGACTGGCGGAAGATCTTCGACACGTACACCCCGCCGCGCACGGCCGTCGCCGAGGCGTGGGTGCCCGGCGCCCGGCGGGCCCTGTACGCCCGCCCGGACGAGCTCGGCCAGGCTTTCAACTTCGAGTACCTCGAGGCCGCGTGGGACGCGGACGAGCTGCGCCAGGTGATCACCGAGTCGCTGGCAACCGCGCAGGCGGCCGGCGCCTCGGCGACCTGGGTGCTGTCCAACCACGACGTGGTCCGGCACGCCTCCCGCCTGATGCTGCCGCCGGGCACGGACGAGAACGCCTGGCTGCTGTCCGGCGGCCACGCCCCCGCCGTCGACCTGGAGGCGGGACTGCGCCGGGCCCGCGCCGCCACCCTGCTGATGCTGGCGCTGCCCGGCTCGGCGTACGTCTACCAGGGCGAGGAACTCGGCCTGCCCGAGGTCGCCGACCTGCCCACGGAGGTGCTCCAGGACCCGATCTGGGAACAGACCGGCCGCGTCCGCAAGGGCCGCGACGGCTGCCGGGTCCCGCTGCCGTGGACGACGACCGGCCCGTCGTACGGCTTCGGCGCGGGCGGTGCCTGGCTGCCGCAGCCGGCGTCCTTCGCGGAGTACGCGGTGGAGGCGCAGGACGGCGTGGCGGGCTCGACCCTGGAGCTCTACCGCACGGCCCTGCGGCTGCGGCGCAAGCTGCTCGACGGCGAGACGCTGACCTGGACGGAGGGCACTCCGGCGGGGGTGCTCCAGTTCGACCGCGGCGACGGCTGGCGCTGCGTGACGAACCTGTCCGCCGAGCCGGTCTCCCTTCCGGCCGGCGAGGTCGTCCTCACCAGCGCCCCCTTGCGGGACGGCCGTCTGGCCCCGGACACCACGGCCTGGCTGACCCGCTGACGCGCCCCTGAAAACCGGAAGCGCGCCGCTCCCGCCCGTGTGGGCGGGAGCGGCGCGCTTCCGGTGCCGCCGCATCTCGTGGACGGGATCGGTGGACGCCACCCGGACGGGGGTCCAGGGCGGGCGGGATGGGGCGACCGCCGTCAGAGTCGGCCGCAGGTGTCCGTGCCGGCCGTACAGGGAGCCCGTCCACGATGAACAGGTCCAGCAAGACAGCGGCCGCCGTGCTGACGGCGGCCGGACTTCTCGCGGGCGCGTGGCTGCCCGCCGGTGCGGCGTCCGCCGCCGACGGCCCGGCGCCGTCCGCGGGTGACCGGGTGCTGTGGAGCGCCGTGACCATCCCGCCCGGCCGGGACGGCATCGTCGAGGCCGGGGGACTGCCGGGTCCGGCCCTCGGTGCCGACTCCACCCTCACCCTGACCGCTCCGGACGGGGCCCGGGTCACCGGTGCCCCCCTTTCCGCGGCCGGTTACCGGGGCGCGGTCGCCGCCGACGGCCGCAGCGCCGCGTACACGGCCACCTCGGCGGAGCAGCCGTGGCGTACCGGGACCTTCCCCTTCGTGCTGGCGGTGCCCGTGGACGCGGAGCCGGGGACCCGGCTGAAGGGCTGCGTGCTGCGGCTCGCGGACGCGCGGGGCGTCGCGCGGGCGACCGGCGGATGCCAGGTGACGGTGGGGCTGGCGTCGCCGGTCCTGTCCCGCCCCGAGTCCGGCGTTCCGCTGGGCGCCCGCCCGGCCGCCGCGGGCACGGCACACCCGGGTGCGCGGATCACCGTGTCCGACCAGGACGGGAACGAGGTGTGCACGGACACGGCGGGCCCCGACGGCCTGTGGAGCTGCGCCCCCGCCCGTGCTCTTCCGGACGGCCCGAACCGGCTCCAGGCCAAGGCCACCCTGAACGGCGTCAGCGCGACGAGCGAACAGATCCAGATCAGCGTCGGCTCCCCCACCCCGGAGTCCGCCCCGGCCCTGGCGGTCCCGCCCCGCTGACCGGGCCCCTCGGGGGCGCGGGGAACTGCGCGAAGGGGATCCGGGGGCGGGGCCCCGGATACGGTGGGCCCGCCCCACGGCTACGCGTCCTGTGTGGCGGGGGCACGTCGGACCGGCAGGTCAGACATGACCCGGGCCGCCGCTGCCGAAGGCCCCGCTCGAGCCGGGCAGCCAGCGCTTGCGCTGCTGGTCCCTTCCCGTCCTGGTACTGGCGTGGTGGAGCTCGTACGGCATCAGCCGTGAGCCACTCCTGGGCGTGAGCGGTATCTCGTCCGGCTCCCGCATCTCCCGCATCTCACGGATCGCACCGCCCTCCGGCAGCCTTGGCTGGTCCTCGGGGTTGGGGCGCGGCGACTCCTGGTCCATGTACCGCATTCCGGCACGTACGGCCCAGACCAGGGCGCCCGCCACGATGATGCCGCCGACGAAGGCCGCGGCCACGGCCCACTGGTGGTCACTGGCGGCCAGTTGTACAAGCGTTGCCGTGTTCATGTTTCCGAGTATGGCCCAGGAAATGTGATAAAGCTCCCGCTATGTCCGAATCGGTGCCGCCCCTCGTTCGGCCCGTCCCGAGGGGCGGCGGCCCGCCCGGGGTGGCAGTCTGCGGCCAGAGGGAAGGCCGGGACGGGCCGTCGCGTCCCCACGTGTGCAGCTCGGGGCCCGGCCCCGGCCTTCCCGTCTCTACGCCGACGTCCCGGCGACCCGCTCCCCGGCAGCCCCGACGGTCCGGTCGCCGCCCGCCCCGCCGTCCGTCCGCGGCGGCTCGCGGAACAGCCGCCCCGGCCACCAGAACCAGCGTCCGAGGTCCAGCGCGAGGGCCGGCACCAGGACCGTGCGCACGAGGAACGTGTCCAGCAGGACGCCGATCCCCACCAGCACCCCCATCTGCGCCAGGGTCACCAGCGGCAGCCCGGCGAACACCGCGAAGGTGGCCGCCAGCACCACACCGGCCGAGGTGATCACTCCTCCGGTGCTGGTCAGGCCCTCCAGGACACCGCGCGACCAGCCGAGGCGCGCGGTCTCCTCCCGCACCCGGTGCATGAGGAAGATGTTGTAGTCGATGCCCAGGGCGACCAGGAAGACGAAGCCCATGAGCGGGATCGACCAGTCGACGCCCGCGTAGCCGAGGACGTGCTCGAAGAGGAGGTTCGAGGCGCCGAGCGCCGCGAGGTAGGACAGCACCACGGTGGCCAGCAGCAGCACCGGCGCGACCAGCGCCCGCAGCAGCCCGACGAGCACCGCCAGGACGACCAGCAGCACCACGGGCACCACGGTCGTCAGGTCCCGGTCCGCTGCCCGCGCGGTGTCCAGGCTCTCCGCGGTGGTCCCGCCGACCAGGGCGTCCGCGCCGTCCACCGCGTGCACGGCGGTGCGCAGGGCGTCGACCGTGTCCTTGGCGGCCTCGCTGTCCGGGGCGTCCTCCAGCACCACCGACAGGGTGGTGAGGGAGCCGTCGGGCGTGCGGTCGCCGCCCGGTTCGACGCGGGCCACCCCGCTGACCCCGGACGCGGCCGCCCGCACCTCGCCGGCGGCCGGGGTACGGGCGACGATCCGCGCCGGGTCGGAGGCGCCCGACGGGAAGTGCTCGGAGATCCGCTCCTGGGCGACGACCGACTCGGGCTTGTCCTGGAAGATCTCCGCCTGGGTGAGTCCGAGGGAGATCCCGGCGGTGCTCAGCGCGAGCACTCCGGTGACCGCCACCGACATCAGCCACGACCAGCGCGGGCGCCGCGCCACCACGGCCCCGATGCGGGACCACACCGTGCGCTCCTTGCGCGCGGGCGTGCCGAAGCGGGGGACGAACGGCCAGAACACCCAGCGCCCGGCGAGGACGAGCAGGGCGGGCAGGACCGTGACCATGGCGAGGAACGCGCACACCACACCGACCGCGCCGACCAGGCCCAGCGAGCGCGAGGAGTTGATGTCGGCCAGCGCCAGGCAGGCGAGGCCCACGGCGATGGTGCCGGCCGAGGCGAGCACCGCGGGCCCGGAGCGTGTCAGGGCGATCCGCATCGCCGCGTGCCGGTCCTCGTGGGCGTGCAGTTCCTCCCGGTAGCGGGCGATGAGCAGCAGGGCGTAGTCGGTGCCGACGCCGAAGACCAGCA contains these protein-coding regions:
- a CDS encoding DUF6479 family protein: MNTATLVQLAASDHQWAVAAAFVGGIIVAGALVWAVRAGMRYMDQESPRPNPEDQPRLPEGGAIREMREMREPDEIPLTPRSGSRLMPYELHHASTRTGRDQQRKRWLPGSSGAFGSGGPGHV
- a CDS encoding MMPL family transporter, encoding MRALLQRIARAPGGRRGKWAVLAAWLIVAVALGPLAGKLGDVEDSGPNAFLPHGAESARVNTELEKFRTDTIMPAVVVYTGAGAREAADAERPALDRFVAAGQKVTGPFPSDDGEALMTVVPLDGEDEITDTIDALRDVAGANAPPGTDVEVGGPAASLTDSVAVFDSLDSTLMIATGLVVTALLLITYRSPVLWLFPLLSVGFAAVLTQASTYLLAEHASLPVDPQSAGVLMVLVFGVGTDYALLLIARYREELHAHEDRHAAMRIALTRSGPAVLASAGTIAVGLACLALADINSSRSLGLVGAVGVVCAFLAMVTVLPALLVLAGRWVFWPFVPRFGTPARKERTVWSRIGAVVARRPRWSWLMSVAVTGVLALSTAGISLGLTQAEIFQDKPESVVAQERISEHFPSGASDPARIVARTPAAGEVRAAASGVSGVARVEPGGDRTPDGSLTTLSVVLEDAPDSEAAKDTVDALRTAVHAVDGADALVGGTTAESLDTARAADRDLTTVVPVVLLVVLAVLVGLLRALVAPVLLLATVVLSYLAALGASNLLFEHVLGYAGVDWSIPLMGFVFLVALGIDYNIFLMHRVREETARLGWSRGVLEGLTSTGGVITSAGVVLAATFAVFAGLPLVTLAQMGVLVGIGVLLDTFLVRTVLVPALALDLGRWFWWPGRLFREPPRTDGGAGGDRTVGAAGERVAGTSA